The window cgactgagcgactgatctgatctgatctgatagtgtgAAGTAGATGGAGCCAGATATTTTGGACTGAAATTCCAGGGATTCCAGTTATTAGCTGTGTAAACCTGGGAAAATTACTTAACATTTTGGTGCCTCAAAGTTCTTATCTATAATAGGAGGATAGTAACAATACATACTTAGAGGGTTAGTATGAGTttaaatgaattcagttcagttcagtcactcagtcatgtctctttgcgaccccatggactgtagcatggcagacctccctgtccatcaccaactcctgagtctaccaaaactcatgtctattgagtcggtgatgccatccaaccatttaatcctctgttgtcctcttctccgcctgccttcaatctttcccagcaacagggtcttttcaaatgagtcagctcttcatatcaggtggccaaagtactggagtttcagctttagcatcattccttccaatgaacacccaggactgatctcctttaggatggactggttggatctctttgcagtccaagggactctcaagagtcttctccaacaccacagttcaaaagcatcaattcttcagcactcagctttctttatggtccaattctcacatccatacatgactactggaaaaaccatagccttgactagatggactttgttgacaaagtaatgtctctgctttttaaagttctttctaggttggtcataactttccttccaaggagtaagcgtcttttaatttcttggctgcagtcaccatctgcagtgactttggagcctaaaaaaataaagtcagccactgtttccactgttttcccatctatttgccatgaagtgaagggagtggatgccatgatcttagttttctgaatgttgagctttattaagccaactttttcactctcctctttcactttcatcaataggctctttagttcttcttcactttctgccataagggtggtgtcatctgcatatctgagattattgatatttcttcccgcaatcttgatttcagcttgtgcttcatccagcctagtatttctcatgatgtactctgcatataagttaaataagcagggtgacaatatacagccttgacatactccttttcctatttggaaccatggTTAAATGAATTaaccatttgtaaaatattacAGTATTGGTTGACACACAGTAAACATTCAAATAAATAAGCTATTACTATTTCAATCAATTTAGGGAGTCTGTATGGTATAACAATGTTCATTTTAATCAATTTTGGGAGAGCTAATACAGATACTTGATAAAACATCTGGTAAGCACATTTCCTGTTTCAACCAGTTCCTTTAGAATTAAATACATACTGCatatgtattttgtatatatattattatatatttttttaaataaggataataagaaactctgatgctgggagggattgggggcaggaggagaggggatgacagaggatgagatggctggatggcctcaccgactcgatggacttgagtttggatgaactccgggaggtggcgatggacagggaggcctggcgtgctgcaattcatggggtcgcaaagagtcggactcaactgagcgactgaactgaactgaactgaaataagaaacaaaatcaaTTAATTGGGATTTTTTGTCTATCAAAATTCTAAACATATGGATAGTTGAAAATATTCACTTTGACTAAAGATCTcaattttaaacatgtattttcatgtctctcttttaattttctttttttttaaattaatttaattttatttttaaactttacataattgtattagttttgccaaatatcaaaatgaatccgccacaggtatacatgtgttccccatcctgaaccctcctccctcctccctccccattccatccctctgggtcgtcccagtgcaccagccccaagcatcttttaattttctatagttctcttttttctttaaaaaaagttctttaaaGTTGTAATTTAACTTTATAGTTGGAGCCCACACAtcaaaaatactcatttttttgtttgaaaacaaaaatgtatatgaattgtcatatatatgtcatatatacttAATTCCATTCTTGCACAGTAACTTTCCTATTCTCctgctctttattcttttttaatttatttttacttggaggATAATCGCTTCATGTTgtattggcttctgccatacaccaacatgaatcaaccataagtatatatatgtctCCTTCCTCTAGAACCTCCCTCACATGCCGGACCCCTTCCTACCCTTATAGATTGTCACAGGGCACCGGGTTGCCTTGCTCCTTATTCTGTGATTATATCCTATGGGTTTGCTACTCTGGATAAATTACAGAGAAATCATCTGGATTCTTTAGTGTTTGAAAATTTTCTCATTGGTTTTCCAGGAATGGGTAGATTCAGATTGTGAAGCAGGTGTTTTTGTGTTAGGTATGCAATATAGTGTCTTTTTTGAATCCCTTGACTAAATCGAGATGTTTTTCTGATCACTTTCTATTTCCCCattttttccttgctttctttaGCCCTTTACTAATAGGAACCATTTAGAATGAAATTATTAGCTTCCCCCTTTGGCTGCTTTTCAGAATAACTGAGGTATGtggaaattttagaaatacaaaatctGAGACGCTTATGCTCTCACCAGAGGCTATATTATTCTGTTTCTACTGCTTCTCTGGATAATATAGTTTCAGGGCTTTAAATGTCATCTACATGTTGATGGctttcaaatttatatttccGGTCTTCTCTATTGAGCCTGAAACTAGTAATATCCACCACCTAATTTTGTTCAAATTTGAATGTCTAATAAGAATATGAACCTAACATGGctaaaatgggcttccttggaggaggaaatggcaaccaactccaatattcttgccaggcaaatcttgtggacagaggagcctggttggctgctagCCAGCTGTGgttcataggatcgcaaagagtcggacgctgCTGAGCGCATGCACCTGCACCAAATCTGATAGTACCTCAGTCTTCCTAATCATAGTAAATGGTACAAACATCTACCTGTCAATGGCCAGAAACCTGTCATCCTTAATTACTTCCCTGCCCTTACCTTGAAAGTCTGAACTATTTCAAACTTTGCTTGTTCTCCCCATTTCTACTGTTATTTACACTGAGCACCTATCTTCCCCACCCCCGGGTTACTCTATTGCCTCTTATCTTTATCCCTACTAAATGCATTCTCTATATGACAGCCAAAATTGTTCTTAAAAAATCTAAAtgacctgtggcagattcattttgatatatggcaaaaccaatacaatattgtaaagttaaataaaataaaattaaaaaaaaatctaaatgaaatattttcatttacttgtcTGAAATCTTTCAAGATTGCTATGTACTTAGAACATAACGTGTACTCCTTGAGATAGGGGTCAACCAAAATTAAAGCAAAGCAAGTTCCTGAACTCCACTCTTCCTATGGATACATCCATTGTACAGTAGCACATAGAGCAATTCCCTCTGAAAGAAATCCAGAGACTTCGTGAGTAACTTCTATGCATTGGATGAGTGTGAAAATACTTAAATTGTAATGGGTAGGACTAATTGAGACAcaatcttttgtttttctgaactttatttatttagctgtatgTGGCCTTTCTTTCCAGTGcatagactctctagttgtggtgcacaacaCTTGTATTTCTTGCCTTCCAGATACtggtcattctaataggtgtaaGGTGCTATGTTATTATGgtgtttatttgcatttccctgatgatgacTGACATTGAGCACTTCCTCATTTACATGTTtgccatttgtgtgtcttctttgaaaaattttcTATTCAGTACTTTTGCCCATtttgaaattgaattttttttttgttattgagttgtgtgtttttttaacaaattaattatttttaattgaaggatggttgctttacaacgttgtgttggcttctgccatatatcaacatgaatcagccgtaggtttaagtatgtcccctccctcttgaacccttattcccacctcccacccctcctaCCCCTCTagattatcacagagcaccagatttgaacTCCCTGCATCATAGTGTAAATTTCCACTggttatctaattttacatatgttaatatatatgtttcaatgctactctctcagtttgtcccaccctctccttcctcccctgtgCCCACACGtcttttctctaagtctgtgtttccattgctgccctgcaaataggttcatcaataccatctttctagattccatatatttgcattaatacataatatttgtctttctctttctgacttacttcactctgtatagtaggctctaggttcatccaccttattagaactgagtcaaatgtgttcctttttatggctgaataatattccattgtgtatatgtaccacaacttctttatctattcatctgttgatggacaactaggttgcttccatgttctagctattgtaaatagtgctgcaatcaacactggagtgcatgtgtctttttcagttatggtttcctcagggtatatgcccggTAATGGGATTgttagggtatatgcccagtagtgggattgttgggtcatatggtagatttattcctagtttttttttttaaaaggaatctccatactgttctccatagtggctgtatcattttgcattacCATGTATACTTTGGATACTAGCCACttctcagatatatgatttgcaaaatttctcccattctgtaggttgccttttaattttgtaaatgttctcttttgctttttagtttgatgtagttccacTTGTTGAGTTTTGGTTTTGTTACTTGTGCtgttggtgtcatatccaaacaTTCTGTTAAGATGGTATACTTTGCCATTAGTCTGGTCCACTCGTCCAGAGATTTGTTAATACGTGCCTGAAGAGATTAGGATAGGAGCTCCTTTATTTCGCCCCAGAACTTGATAGCTCAATATATTTGATAACACATCTATATGTCCTCTATTTCCAATTGTTTTAATGACAATTCATGAGATGATTCCTTAGGAATCTACTTaggtgttaaaaaacaaaatttaactgaCTAATTTTAAGTTCTAATTTATTAGGTGATTTTTGAACTGAGCAGCATCTCATCTGATCAGAAAGGCATTACAAGGGGTTGAACAAAAaggaagtttttttcttttcaagtatttatttattggctgcattgcatgttagttgcagcatgtaggatctttgttGTGTCATGTGTGATCTTTCTTTGCAGTACAGACTCTAGCTGGGGCATGTGGGCTTTGCAGTTGCAGCcagagggcttagttgctcagtgacatggggaatcttagtttcctgaccagggactgcacccaggtcccctgcactgtgAGGTGAATTCTCAATCATggaaccaccaaggaagtaccAGGAAGGTTTTTATAGGAAGAACGATGTGGTAAGGCAGCTATTAGGACAGAAAACTGAGGATTATTTTTAGGCCAGAAAATGTTTTTgggaggaagaaaatggcaagggGTTTTATCATGCAGATTGCCTCTTCCTCTGggagaatgaagaagggcaatgTGACAGATTACTTCATTCTTGCTGACCACCAAGTTCCATACTGGTTGATTAAGATTACATTTGTGGTGAAGGCTGTAACTGCAGTTAGGTTAGGTATTAAATCTAGGTTTGGTATCATGGGCTTTTAGCACAAGGACTGCTATTTTGAGTCTATAGTTTTTCTCTTTAACATCCAGGGAACTGGGAAAATCTTATAAGCCACTCTGTAAGAAAGAATTCTGCTTACAACATATACAGTTTCTCTCTATTGCATATCTGGTATATTATtgccattttgaatttttttacattttataatcattatcatttattaaagagattaattttattaatttattaagctTCATCTAACCTATAACATATACTTGAGACAaaactgaaatgcaaatcaaaaccataaagaCGTATCACCTTACACCTTGTTAGAATGGCCAGCATTTGGAAGGCAAGAAatacaagtgttggtgaggatgtagagaaaagggaaattttgtGCGTGttagtgtagtttttttttttttttcatatacgtAAGTCTTTTGTTAACTGGGAATAGTACAGAAGgaatttctcttaaaatttatatttccaaTCCATCATAATGTCTGACAGGTATATGTTTCATACTTAAAGTAATTTAATTGAAatttaatatgtttaaatattctttttttaggTCTAAATATTCTGATGCTTGATCAATGTGATATGTATTTCTAGTTAATATATCTACTACGCagacatatttgtctttcttttcaaaatcaaAACACTAGGCATGCTTGAAAATTTATGGCAGTCCAtcattttgtgtatttatataGTAACAAATTACAGAAACTAAGTTTCACATGGGTGTTTGGATTCAGTGGTGTTGAAAGATCATTgatttaatgattttcttttctggacTCATTTCAGGTAGAGGTACTTGATTAGTGAATGATGTTAGTGGAgtatttttttagaaatattaatatattcttttaaaaatgatattctttatttttatttttgttgagatataattgatatataacactgtattagttttgcaatcTAAAAGTTAGCTAACTTACTATGGTAATCCTATTACCATATTATCTATTACCATAATAAGTTAGTTAACTTTTTATCACCAGATAcagctacaatttttttttttcttgtgatgggaatttttaagatttactctctggGCAACTCTCAAATATACAGTACACTGTATAGCATTGTTAACTGTAGTCCTTATGCTGTCCATTATACTCCAGaacttatcttataactggataTTTGCACTTTTTGACCACCTTTACCTGTTTTGCCAGTCTCTTGTCATCCTTTTCCCCCTGTGCCTAGGctttggcaaccactaatctgttttctgtatcGATATGTTcagtttttttagattctacatgtaagtgaagtcatacagtatctttctctgcctgatttaTTTCTCCTAGCATAATGCCTTTAAgttccatccatttttttttttgcaagtggcagaatcttcttttttaatggctaaataatattccattgtgtacacacacacacacacacacacacacacacaccacacatttttttttttatctgttgtATTTATTTGCTGAGGCAAAAACAGTGGTTCCTAAATGTTAACCATATAATATTCAAACACATGAGGTGTTTTCTTATAGTGCCTTTCACACAGTAAGCATTTCATacatattttcttattgattgtTTAATCTGGTTTCTGTTTACCAATACAATTTTGATCTACTTAAAGGCTATTTACTTGTACCCTTCATTCTAAAAACCATCCATGCTGGTTTTTAGCCTCCATACTTTATCACATCATTTTCACTTGAATGTTTTCTGCTATATTCACATATTACAGAATCTTTAGAGTTTAACTCTAGTGCCATCTACTTCATCaatatatttccatttcctcctaATCAGACTTATCCATTACTTTCCTGAGAGTCTTTGTACTTACCACCTGTGTTAAGCAATTTAACACATAAACTTAAGTAGTTTGGGTATAGATATCCTCTAATTATATTATGTAATGTTGTTTTCTCAAACAGATAAGATGGTATCATTTTTGCTTATATGCATAattctccattttaatttataatacagGGATCAGGAAGCACAAAATCAATTCTGTCAGATTCATCATTTGTTTACCTTAGGAAGTTCTCTGGCTCCAAGTGACAGCCTGGCACCCAGCACTATCCTATTTTGGAAAAACTTCCCACCCCCTACACACCAGGGATATCCACTACTGTTTTATGCTGAGATGAAGATAATGAAGCTAAATTTAGTAAATCAGTGAAAGAAGTGACAGGAAAATAAGGAGCTCATTATaatatccattttaaatttaagaaaaccaaGACTtagaaacattaattttttttctcaaggtAATTTTGAGATTAGGTGTATGTAGTCTTCAGAGTCCTAGTCTAATATTTGtatcatacatttttttcctccaattaaCCTTTTATATTACTTCAAGAATATTGACACTGTGCTAGCAGAGCATTTAAGTTAGATGACTAGAGCATATGTGGTAAATTCTTGTAAGTATTGATGTGAGACTTGGTTAGGAAAGTAACCCTTGTTcaaatttaattacattttcttattattaatgtTAATTACACTTATCAGTTATATTTTCAAGTGACATATTAGTATACAAATGTGAGGTCAGGCTtactaaattataaaaattctgGTTAGTTTATAGAAACTCAATGTACCTAAAGGATTTATTGTAATTTAATGTAAATTCCaagtatatacacatttattattGAGAAATAAAAGGGAGATTAAGTATTTGAAATTTGGTTTAATTTGGAACCCAAATGCAGaatagatttaagaaaaaaataaaagtagttaaataagaaaacagacaatCATAACATAACATGTAATTTTCTGCTGAGTCCAttactattatatttttttatgcTTAGATAATTGAAGATAGCAAAGAATGTATTTCTTAATGCTACTAACTATAAACTGTACTAAGTTAAGAGCAAACTTACCACAGAACTTAAATTCTCTCTGTGAAAATTTTTTATGAGCTAGTGAACTGTTTCTGAAGTCAACTGTAAAAAGGTATTATGTGGACAGTAAGAATATCTACACTATTCTAGATAATATTAAGTGTATTTTATGTGAgtcattgggggcttccctggtagctcagcagttgagaatccacctgcaatgtgggagacccagctttgatccttggatgctctggaggaaggcatggcaacccactccactattcttgcctggagaatcccatggacagaggaacctggcagctttagtctatagggttgcaaagagttggacatgagtgaagtgactgagcatgcatgctcgcAAGTCATTACTGTCCTCACTGAGAAAGTAAAAATTATCCAGTGACTCTTCCCTTTTCACATTTTAAGAATTAAGAAATGATACAGGAGAAAATGTTATGTTACTTAGAGTACAGCAATGTATCCTTCCAAATCTATCTAGATTATACTTATTAAATAAAGATTATGATTATTAAATAATGGTATCCTTTAGAGATAGGTatcaaataatagaaaaatatcaatatttaactCAAATGTCATTGCATTTcccataaaatattaaatactgtatcatactaaatgaaaactaaaatattattcattttatgaAATTCCACTATGTACAAATATTACATTTCTCAAAATTTATGTAAATTCCATGATTCTGTAGATCTATGTCAAAAGCCTACCTAATCTAAAAGttgtcatattttcttttcattgagaTTAAGACAATCATGAAATAAATCtttcatgaatgaatgagaaatgaataaaatgtcacCTTTAAAATCCCTTAAATTGTGTCTTCTCACTCTTTTGTATCATGATAAAGAGGTAATAGACTTAAGTTACAAAGACCTTTTACTcaagataatgataataatgtcaTAATCAGAGGCATAAAAGTAGGATGATTATAATATTATTTGCATCCACAAAATGTCTGCCTACAAGAATTAATATGTTAATTGACCTCTGTGATCTAGGGATTCCTTGCCTCACTAAAAGTGAAAGGCAATTAGAAAGCATTTTATTGCCTTACCCATGCTAATTTTTTTCTATGACTTCCAGTATCTCTTCAGTGTTGTAAATTTGTGGTCAACTCtcatcagcttcttcagtgcATCTTTCATGTCCTTATTCCTTAAGGTGTAAATGAGAGGGTTGAGACTTGGAGTGATGATGGTGTAAAAAAGAGTGAGGAACTTACCCTGCTCTTTGGAGGCATTGTTACCTAGTTGCAGGTACAGGTAGATAATAGCTCCATAGAAGATGGACACTACGGTGAGATGAGATCCACAGGTATTAACTGCTTTTCTCTGGCCTGCTTTTGATTTCATTCTCAGCACAGCTTTGGCAATGTAGCCATAGGATATAAGAATAAGGATGAGTGGTGTAAGGACAAGGACAATGCCTAAAGCAAAAACAGACATTTCAACTGCTGTGGTGTCTATGCAAGCTATCTTGACCATAGCTGGCAACTCACACAAGAAATGATCCAgaaggttgtttccacatctaggCAAATTCAGGGTGAGTGTACATAATACCACAGAATTGGCCAGACTAATACTCCAGACTATGATAACCATCTTGAGGCATAAATGTGGGTTCATGATGACCAAATAATGCAAGGGCTTACAGATAGCTGTAAAACGATCATAGGACATAACAGCTAGGAGAAGGCACTCAATGGAGCCAAACCACATGTAAACATAGAGCTGAATGACGCAGCCCACATAGCTGATGGTCTTATCATGTCCCCACAAGTTAACCAGCATCTGGGGGACGATGCTGGTTGTGAAACACAGATCTAGGAGAGATAAATTCCGGAGGAAAAAGTACATTGGTGTGTGGAGATGGGAATCCAGGAGAGATGCAAGAATGATGGCTGTGTTACCGACCAAGGTAATAAAGTAGAAGACAGTGAAAACTCCTGACAGGACCGTCTCCAGTTTGGGATGGTCAGAGAAGCCAAGCAGAATGAAGCCATGTAGAGAAGTATAATTTCTCTGGTCCATAATCCTTCAGTGTCTAATCCTAGAATTAGAAGAgcaagagaaagaagagtggagaaggagagagaggaaaggcttgaaggaagtggtggtggtggaggaggagaggaagaagaagaaaagaagaaggaaattggTCAACATAGACTAAATTAATGAAATACAGGAGTAAACAAAGGGAGagaatttatattaattaatCATTGAAAAAATTAATGGTAAAAGTAAGTGTTGCCCAACTAAACTGGTATTTGTGGtagtttcttttataaataaataaatttaaatttaatattatatcaataataaatgatatttaacattatatttaataaatatttattatatattacaatataattTAAATAGTATGATAAACTTAATATTAATTAGATAATAAATTTAATgttatattaaatttaatatattttaatgtgcattaaaaagaaatacatctaatatttttataattaaatttatttatttttaattgaaagcaaattgctttacagtattgtgttggtttctgccaatcatcaacatgaatcagccataggtatacctatgtcctctccctcttgaacctcccccc of the Bubalus kerabau isolate K-KA32 ecotype Philippines breed swamp buffalo chromosome 3, PCC_UOA_SB_1v2, whole genome shotgun sequence genome contains:
- the LOC129647471 gene encoding olfactory receptor 2W1-like — encoded protein: MDQRNYTSLHGFILLGFSDHPKLETVLSGVFTVFYFITLVGNTAIILASLLDSHLHTPMYFFLRNLSLLDLCFTTSIVPQMLVNLWGHDKTISYVGCVIQLYVYMWFGSIECLLLAVMSYDRFTAICKPLHYLVIMNPHLCLKMVIIVWSISLANSVVLCTLTLNLPRCGNNLLDHFLCELPAMVKIACIDTTAVEMSVFALGIVLVLTPLILILISYGYIAKAVLRMKSKAGQRKAVNTCGSHLTVVSIFYGAIIYLYLQLGNNASKEQGKFLTLFYTIITPSLNPLIYTLRNKDMKDALKKLMRVDHKFTTLKRYWKS